Part of the Benincasa hispida cultivar B227 chromosome 12, ASM972705v1, whole genome shotgun sequence genome is shown below.
AAAATGTTTCTTTAGGAAAGATAAAAAATCATGATAGGAAATTGTGAAAAAACAAGCATAATTTTAAGGTAACTCGAGCTTAGTGGTGGTGGTGATTGGTGAGAACTGAGGACATATGCTACAAGAAATATGAGGCCTTTGATGTCTAGATTATCCTATTCAAGTAGGGGATCATCTAATCAAATGGCCATGAATCTACAAGAACAAGCTCTAGAGCACTGATGCACAAAGGGGGCAACTTTTGGGTAAGTGGGGGGTATCTCTCCTCTTTCTGATCCCATTGAACTTAGGGAGAGTGCTACAAATTAAAGCAATCAACCCCGTTAGGAACAAGCTAGAACAATCTTAGTATTAAAATCAGATCTTGCAGAGCTAGCTTGAATGCATATTAGTCACAATTTTTCAACCCTGTAATATTTGGCCTCAGAAAACTCATAACACACTGCATAATCTTAGTTTAGGTGCTACCATGTTAGAAGCCAAGCCATATCTAAAaccataaaagaaaacaaccatACATATTCTAAGGGTAAAACAAAAGCAAATGTGATTTTCCTCAACAGTTAACAGTAGCCTTAAATCAAACAGGTTATGTGCATTATCATACAAACCTCGATATAACAAAAACCTCAGTTCAAAACTCAAGTAACCCTATCTAAACCAAACTTGAACGACAAACCACAAGAATCTCCCATCAAAATTCAGTCCCACAAACAAAATGGAGCGAAATTAGCAATAGAAGTTACCTCCTCGAGAAACTTCTTGTCGAGGTTATCGCCGATTTTAAGAGCGGTGAGGACAGTGATGAGAATAAGAGATAAAGGGATGGAGAAGGCGAAGATGTAACTGCTGGTGCTGGCGCCGGCACGAGTCGTCACCACTCGTAAGATTCTGGACGTCGATGGGTAGCCGGAGAATGTGACCGCCGGCGAAAAATTGGAGGGCCTGAAGAATGCCCGTGGTGGAGCAACGGAAAGAGAGGAAAAGGGAAAGGGTCGGGTGGAGATAAGGAGCTTGGCCATAGCTATTGAAGTGTATGGAATTGGAATGGACATTGTTGAAGGTTGGAAGTTGTTATCATGTAAATGGGTGTGATGACAATGAATGGCCCAACTCCAATTCAATGGACCTCTCTAACCAATTACTCAAATAGTGATATAAAAAGTCCATCTATTTTCATGAGGGGATACCATTTGTAGGGGCTCGAATGAAAATTGGCCATTTTTACTTATGTTAGTCGCTACCTATTTGACCTCGAAATGCATACGAGGGTCACACATTCTCACAAATTTTCGTTCTTTCTTCTCGTTTTGGATTTATTCCTCTCGCTTCGAGTTCATTCCTCTTGCTTCTTCCTCTTGTTCTTCATCAAACACatctacaatttttttattttttcttccttcaaTTCTTCCTTTTGTTCCTTTCTCTTGCTTCTTTGTCTCGATTTTGCTTCTTCATTCCTTGATCTCGCTTTCTTCATGTAGCTTCTTCCTTTTGCATTATAAAGAGCTTTTTCATGTTTGTTTTTACGAGTCCATCTTCTACAAGGCGgcaatgaattttttttttttttttcattcttctgTTCCTCTTCTTTCTCCATTCTCCaaccaaacatttttttttctttatcatttttctttattttttcaacttttcaagccaggtataattatttttttaaatttattttcacgtGGATCTTCAAAGAGAAGAAAATCTTAAGAAATTAGAGAAgaatattttaaagatttttttttcactcaAATCTTGAGAGACAAGTTCTTGAGAAATTAGAGggaagaagattttttttttatttttaaattttattacaCCAAATCTCGAGAGAAAAGAAGATCTTAAGAGAGAAGATGAAACAATGAGAGAAAGGGGGAGAGAagtaaagagagagaaacatGGAGAGGATGAAATTGACTCAAGAAAGGaagaataggaaaaaaaatgaaagaaaaaattgtatGATGAAGAACGAGAGGAAGAATCGAAAGGAATGAATGAGAAGAGAGAGGAAGGAACAAGATTTCAAGCTCGTATGTGTGTTTCAACGATAAATTGATATGTGGCTGACATAAGTGAAAAATCCTTTTtctagtaaatttaaatttcggGTC
Proteins encoded:
- the LOC120067823 gene encoding uncharacterized protein LOC120067823 yields the protein MSIPIPYTSIAMAKLLISTRPFPFSSLSVAPPRAFFRPSNFSPAVTFSGYPSTSRILRVVTTRAGASTSSYIFAFSIPLSLILITVLTALKIGDNLDKKFLEELALNQAIMEEDEENKDDGSEISFEEKPALPRTRNRPKREAEV